One region of Demequina sp. TMPB413 genomic DNA includes:
- the coxB gene encoding cytochrome c oxidase subunit II, translated as MATLSPVALRRLRSATLVVGASSLLAGCAGQAEANGLPSQPGVTNHTGRIIDLWNYSWLAAIAVGVITLALILWSITVYRKKKGDEKLPMQTRANVPLELMYVMVPLLMIAVLFRWTVTDTAAVTDVSGDPDVRIQAIGKQWAWDFNYLDDDVYSVGVQATLTGEEGVEETLPTLYLPVNELVDIQVDSRDVIHSFWVPAFLVKRDMFPGRTSHIQFIPQEIGTYQGKCAELCGEYHSSMLFNVKVVSREEYDAYIETLRDAGQTGSIGLEYNRLQDANNQPSGEEG; from the coding sequence GTGGCTACCTTGTCCCCAGTAGCGCTTCGTCGTCTACGCTCCGCAACCCTCGTCGTAGGGGCATCGTCCCTGCTCGCGGGCTGTGCGGGCCAGGCCGAGGCCAACGGTCTTCCCAGTCAACCCGGCGTCACCAACCACACGGGTCGCATCATCGACCTGTGGAACTATTCGTGGCTCGCGGCGATCGCTGTCGGCGTGATCACCCTTGCCCTCATCTTGTGGTCGATCACGGTGTATCGCAAGAAGAAGGGCGACGAGAAGTTGCCCATGCAGACTCGCGCGAACGTACCGCTTGAGTTGATGTACGTGATGGTTCCGCTGCTCATGATTGCGGTGCTCTTCCGTTGGACCGTCACCGATACTGCCGCGGTGACCGATGTGTCCGGCGATCCCGATGTGCGCATCCAAGCCATCGGCAAGCAATGGGCGTGGGACTTCAACTATCTCGACGACGACGTATACAGCGTGGGCGTTCAGGCGACTCTGACCGGCGAGGAAGGCGTGGAAGAGACGCTGCCAACCTTGTACCTGCCGGTGAATGAACTGGTGGACATCCAGGTCGACTCTCGCGACGTCATCCACTCGTTTTGGGTGCCGGCGTTCCTTGTCAAGAGGGACATGTTTCCAGGGCGCACCAGTCACATACAGTTCATCCCGCAAGAGATCGGGACCTACCAGGGCAAGTGCGCGGAACTGTGCGGCGAGTACCACTCTTCGATGTTGTTCAACGTGAAGGTGGTCTCCCGTGAGGAGTACGACGCCTACATCGAGACGCTTCGCGACGCTGGCCAGACAGGTTCCATCGGTCTCGAGTACAACCGGCTTCAGGACGCCAACAACCAGCCGAGCGGCGAGGAGGGTTAG
- the ctaD gene encoding cytochrome c oxidase subunit I, translating to MARRRSGSVVVRWITSTDHKVIGYMYLATSFAWFAIGGVLALLIRAELFEPGMQVVQSAEQYNQLFTMHGTIMLLLFATPLFAGFANVIMPLQIGAPDVAFPRLNMLAYWFYLFGGLIAAAGFFTPQGAASFGWFAYAPLSSTAYSPGIGGDLWVFGLALGGFGTILGAVNFITTIVTMRAPGMTMFRMPIFTWNTLVTSILILVAFPPLAAALFALGSDRVLGSQIFNPDFGGAVLWQHLFWFFGHPEVYIIALPFFGIVSEIFPVFSRKPLFGYHGLVYATVAIAALSVSVWAHHMYVTGAVLLPFFAFMTMLIAVPTGVKFFNWIGTMWRGKIVMATPMLWSIGFLITFLFGGLTGVILSSPVLDFPVSDSYFVVAHFHYVVFGTVVFAMFAGFSFWWPKFTGTMLDERLGKLHFWLLFIGFHTTFFVQHLLGAGGMPRRYMDYLPEDGFTFLNQVSTFGAFLLAASTLPFLWNVYKTAKTAPRVTVDDPWGYANSLEWATSCPPPRHNFVSIPRIRSERPAFDLHYPQIAALDHQAADDPQVDKPAVS from the coding sequence ATTGCTCGACGCCGAAGCGGCTCCGTCGTTGTCCGCTGGATCACGTCGACTGACCACAAGGTCATCGGCTACATGTACCTCGCAACGTCCTTCGCCTGGTTCGCCATTGGCGGTGTGTTGGCGCTGCTTATTCGCGCAGAGCTCTTTGAGCCAGGAATGCAAGTGGTCCAGTCCGCGGAGCAGTACAACCAGTTGTTCACGATGCACGGCACCATCATGTTGCTGTTGTTCGCGACACCGCTGTTCGCGGGATTTGCGAACGTCATCATGCCGCTGCAGATCGGGGCACCTGACGTCGCCTTCCCGCGGTTGAACATGCTGGCGTACTGGTTCTACCTCTTCGGTGGCCTCATCGCCGCCGCCGGTTTCTTCACGCCCCAGGGCGCAGCGTCGTTCGGCTGGTTTGCGTACGCCCCGCTGTCCAGCACCGCGTACTCGCCAGGCATCGGCGGAGATCTCTGGGTGTTCGGCCTGGCACTCGGTGGATTCGGGACCATTCTTGGTGCAGTCAACTTCATCACGACGATCGTCACGATGCGGGCGCCCGGTATGACGATGTTCAGGATGCCGATCTTCACGTGGAACACGTTGGTGACGTCCATCTTGATCCTGGTGGCCTTCCCCCCGTTGGCGGCAGCACTGTTCGCCCTGGGCTCCGACCGCGTGCTCGGCTCCCAGATCTTCAATCCCGACTTCGGTGGTGCCGTCTTGTGGCAACACCTCTTCTGGTTCTTTGGACATCCCGAGGTCTACATCATCGCGTTGCCGTTCTTCGGTATCGTCTCGGAGATCTTCCCCGTGTTCAGCCGTAAGCCGCTGTTCGGTTACCACGGGCTGGTCTACGCGACTGTGGCTATTGCGGCGCTGTCCGTGTCGGTGTGGGCGCACCACATGTACGTCACCGGCGCCGTATTGCTGCCGTTCTTCGCGTTCATGACCATGCTGATTGCCGTGCCGACAGGCGTGAAGTTCTTCAACTGGATCGGGACGATGTGGCGGGGAAAGATCGTCATGGCCACGCCCATGTTGTGGTCGATCGGCTTCCTCATTACCTTCCTCTTTGGCGGACTTACGGGCGTGATCCTGAGTTCACCAGTGCTCGATTTCCCGGTGTCCGACAGTTACTTCGTGGTGGCCCACTTCCACTACGTCGTGTTCGGCACGGTGGTGTTCGCTATGTTCGCTGGCTTCTCCTTCTGGTGGCCAAAGTTCACCGGGACCATGTTGGACGAGCGCCTCGGCAAGCTGCACTTCTGGTTGCTGTTCATCGGCTTCCACACGACGTTCTTTGTGCAGCACCTGCTGGGTGCAGGCGGCATGCCGCGACGCTATATGGACTACCTCCCTGAGGATGGCTTCACGTTCCTCAACCAGGTCTCGACCTTTGGCGCCTTCCTGCTCGCCGCCTCCACGTTGCCGTTCTTGTGGAACGTCTACAAGACGGCGAAGACGGCGCCTCGGGTCACCGTTGATGACCCGTGGGGCTACGCAAACTCCCTCGAGTGGGCCACCAGCTGTCCGCCGCCTCGCCACAACTTCGTGTCGATCCCGCGCATCCGCTCGGAACGGCCAGCATTCGACCTGCACTACCCGCAGATTGCCGCACTCGACCACCAAGCCGCTGACGACCCTCAGGTCGACAAGCCGGCCGTGAGCTAG
- a CDS encoding cytochrome c oxidase subunit 4, with translation MKPESFVFLLPGAFFLVVGTIYGTLTSFRELVGFPALLLAAGLALMVGIYFRMLGKRHGERPEDREDGRIAEEAGDQGLYAPWSWWPFVVALGSALGFVALAVGWWIMVPAAMVSLVGLIGWVFEYSTGRFAH, from the coding sequence ATGAAACCCGAATCGTTTGTCTTCCTGCTTCCAGGAGCGTTCTTCCTGGTGGTGGGCACGATTTACGGCACGCTGACCTCGTTCCGTGAGTTGGTGGGATTCCCAGCCCTCTTGCTCGCGGCTGGCCTCGCGCTCATGGTGGGCATCTACTTCCGAATGCTTGGCAAGCGCCATGGCGAGCGCCCAGAAGACAGGGAAGACGGCCGCATTGCCGAGGAGGCCGGCGACCAGGGTCTTTACGCTCCTTGGTCCTGGTGGCCTTTCGTGGTGGCTCTCGGCTCCGCGCTCGGATTCGTCGCACTCGCGGTGGGCTGGTGGATCATGGTGCCGGCGGCGATGGTCTCTCTCGTGGGCCTGATCGGCTGGGTGTTCGAGTACTCGACGGGCCGCTTCGCTCACTAA
- a CDS encoding GNAT family N-acetyltransferase yields the protein MLIRAMTGDDPLMPFLLAAMNWRDEGHWTEDLVLERPEVAHYVTGWMRSGDWGVIMLDQEAPVGAAWWRICTGDDPGYGYVGDDIPEVGLAVLPGLRGRGHASSLMRWLLASARAQRMPALSLSVEDGNVAARAVYERLGFVKVGRTGNSDTLVLQLL from the coding sequence ATGCTGATCCGTGCCATGACCGGCGACGACCCACTCATGCCCTTTCTGCTCGCGGCGATGAACTGGCGGGATGAGGGACACTGGACAGAGGACTTGGTGCTGGAGAGGCCCGAGGTGGCCCACTACGTCACCGGATGGATGCGGTCCGGTGACTGGGGTGTCATCATGCTTGACCAAGAAGCGCCCGTGGGTGCCGCGTGGTGGCGCATCTGCACAGGAGACGACCCCGGCTACGGCTACGTCGGCGACGACATCCCGGAGGTCGGCCTCGCCGTGCTCCCCGGGCTGCGCGGGCGGGGTCACGCGTCGTCCCTCATGCGGTGGCTGTTGGCGTCCGCGCGAGCTCAACGCATGCCAGCGCTCAGCCTGTCAGTGGAGGATGGCAACGTGGCGGCGCGCGCGGTGTATGAGCGTTTGGGGTTCGTCAAGGTCGGCAGGACTGGCAACTCGGACACCCTGGTGCTTCAGCTTCTCTGA
- a CDS encoding quinone oxidoreductase, whose translation MKAIVASQPGDPHVMELHDLPVPECPPDQVLVRVESAGVNFIDIYRRSGVYPVDFPMTPGSEGAGTVIEVGERVTWARVGDRVAWAFASRSYAEYVTIAQSDCYALPDDVATEVAAAAMLQGLTAHYLSTSSFALASGHTALVHAGAGGVGLLLTQMAVARGAQVITTVSTSEKASLSRNAGATHVIRYDRLANLAVDVPNTVTELTDGRGVDVVYDGVGKSTFDASLGSLAVRGMLVLFGGSSGQVPPFDLQRLSAAGSLSVTRPSLGHFLRTDEERQWRSGELFGAIADGSLEVRIGATYPLEEAPEAHRALEGRKTTGKVLLTP comes from the coding sequence ATGAAGGCTATCGTCGCGTCCCAACCGGGCGACCCCCACGTCATGGAACTGCACGACCTTCCGGTACCGGAGTGTCCACCGGATCAGGTGTTGGTGCGCGTCGAGTCGGCCGGTGTGAACTTCATCGACATCTATAGGCGTTCCGGCGTGTACCCCGTCGACTTCCCCATGACTCCTGGCAGCGAGGGCGCTGGGACGGTCATCGAGGTGGGAGAACGGGTCACCTGGGCGCGGGTAGGCGATCGCGTCGCATGGGCCTTCGCGTCCCGGTCCTACGCCGAATACGTCACCATCGCTCAGAGCGATTGCTACGCCCTTCCCGACGACGTGGCGACGGAGGTCGCCGCTGCGGCAATGCTGCAGGGCCTCACTGCCCACTACCTGTCGACGTCGTCCTTTGCGCTTGCGTCGGGCCACACGGCTCTGGTCCATGCCGGCGCAGGCGGCGTGGGGCTGTTGCTCACACAGATGGCTGTTGCACGCGGGGCACAAGTCATCACCACAGTCTCCACGTCCGAGAAGGCGTCACTGTCCAGGAACGCTGGCGCCACTCACGTGATTCGATACGACCGGCTCGCTAACCTTGCCGTCGACGTGCCGAATACGGTAACGGAGTTGACGGACGGTCGCGGCGTGGATGTTGTCTACGACGGCGTGGGCAAGTCGACGTTCGATGCCTCCCTTGGTTCGCTCGCCGTGCGTGGCATGCTCGTCTTGTTCGGCGGATCATCAGGGCAGGTGCCTCCCTTCGATCTTCAACGGCTGAGCGCGGCGGGCTCACTGAGCGTCACGCGACCGTCGCTTGGGCATTTCTTGCGCACCGACGAAGAGCGCCAATGGCGTAGCGGCGAACTGTTTGGCGCCATAGCCGACGGAAGCCTCGAGGTGCGCATCGGCGCCACGTACCCACTTGAGGAGGCGCCTGAGGCGCATCGGGCTCTCGAAGGCCGCAAGACCACGGGTAAGGTGTTGCTCACCCCCTGA
- a CDS encoding excinuclease ABC subunit UvrA — translation MSGIVPIPPASKEPALPDSSDRAHPADSHGFIEVKGARENNLKDVSLTIPKRRLTVFTGVSGSGKSSLVFGTIAAESQRLINETYSAFVQGFMPSLARPDVDSLRGVSAAIIVDQERMGANSRSTVGTATDANALLRILFSKVGQPHIGPPQAFSFNVPSSTGVGSVKVQKGGAVMAEKREYKVLGGMCPRCEGMGSINDIDLTQLFDDSKSLAEGALTIPGYTADGWMVRIFTESGFFDPHKPIRDSSQRERDNFLYKEPTKVKIESINMTYEGLVPKIQKSMLSKDVDAMQPHIRAFVERAVTFTTCPDCEGTRLAEAARSSRIGHVNIADACAMQISDLAEWVRGLDEPSVAPLLNGLQENLDALVQIGLGYLSLDRPAGTLSGGEAQRVKMVRHLGSALTDVTYVFDEPTAGLHPHDIQRMNTLLLGLRDKGNTVLVVEHKPEVIAIADHVVDLGPRAGKDGGQVEFTGTVAQLRSSDTLTGRHLDHRAELRAHPRKATGALEIRGATQHNLRDVNIDVPTGILTVVTGVAGSGKSSLIHGNLASRDQVVVVDQSAIKGSRRSNPATYTGLLDIIRKDFAKANGVKPALFSANSEGACPVCKGAGLIFTDLGPMATVSTICEACEGKRFTDEVLEYRLRDRNIHEVLQMSVAEALEFFADGPAAAILARLNDVGLHYIGLGQALNTLSGGERQRLKLAIQMAKKGTTYILDEPTTGLHLADVDNLLALLDRLVDDGNTVIVIEHHQAVMAHADWIIDLGPGAGHDGGTVVFEGTATDMVADGKTLTARHLKDYVA, via the coding sequence ATGTCAGGCATCGTCCCCATTCCGCCTGCATCCAAGGAGCCAGCCTTGCCCGACTCTTCCGACCGCGCCCATCCCGCTGACTCTCACGGCTTCATTGAGGTCAAGGGAGCGCGCGAGAACAACCTCAAAGACGTCTCGCTCACCATCCCCAAGAGACGGCTGACGGTCTTCACCGGCGTCTCGGGCTCGGGAAAGTCATCCCTGGTATTTGGCACGATTGCCGCCGAGTCTCAGCGCCTCATCAACGAGACCTACAGCGCATTCGTCCAAGGCTTCATGCCGTCGCTCGCCCGCCCGGACGTGGACTCACTTCGTGGCGTCAGCGCGGCGATCATTGTCGATCAGGAGCGCATGGGCGCCAACTCGCGCTCGACCGTGGGCACCGCGACCGATGCGAATGCGCTGCTGCGCATCCTGTTCAGCAAGGTGGGCCAGCCTCATATCGGGCCACCGCAGGCGTTTTCGTTCAACGTGCCGTCCTCCACTGGTGTCGGTTCGGTGAAGGTGCAAAAAGGCGGCGCTGTCATGGCCGAGAAGCGCGAATACAAGGTACTTGGCGGGATGTGCCCGCGCTGTGAAGGAATGGGCTCGATCAACGACATTGACCTGACCCAGCTATTCGACGACTCGAAGTCCCTTGCGGAGGGCGCCCTGACCATCCCCGGCTACACGGCCGACGGTTGGATGGTTCGCATCTTCACCGAGTCTGGATTCTTCGACCCCCACAAGCCCATCCGCGACTCCAGCCAACGCGAGCGAGACAACTTCCTCTACAAGGAACCCACCAAGGTCAAGATCGAGTCGATCAACATGACCTACGAGGGCCTGGTGCCCAAGATCCAGAAGTCGATGCTCTCCAAAGACGTGGACGCCATGCAGCCGCATATCCGGGCCTTCGTAGAGCGGGCGGTCACCTTCACCACATGCCCGGACTGCGAGGGCACGCGGCTCGCGGAGGCGGCACGGTCTTCGCGCATTGGTCACGTCAACATCGCCGACGCTTGTGCCATGCAGATCTCCGACCTCGCCGAATGGGTGAGGGGACTGGACGAGCCCTCCGTCGCTCCCCTCCTCAATGGGCTACAAGAGAACCTCGACGCGCTCGTGCAGATTGGCCTCGGCTACCTCAGCCTCGACCGGCCCGCAGGTACGTTGTCGGGCGGAGAGGCTCAACGCGTCAAGATGGTGCGACACCTTGGCTCCGCCCTGACCGACGTCACGTATGTGTTCGACGAACCCACTGCAGGCCTCCACCCGCATGACATCCAGCGCATGAACACCCTCCTGCTGGGCCTGCGCGACAAAGGCAATACCGTCCTCGTGGTCGAGCACAAGCCAGAGGTGATTGCCATTGCCGACCACGTGGTCGACCTCGGACCGCGGGCAGGCAAGGACGGTGGGCAGGTCGAGTTCACCGGCACCGTCGCTCAGTTGCGTTCCTCCGACACGCTCACGGGGCGCCATCTCGACCACCGCGCTGAGTTGCGCGCCCATCCGCGCAAAGCGACCGGCGCACTCGAGATCAGGGGTGCCACCCAGCACAACTTGCGCGACGTCAACATTGACGTGCCCACAGGGATCCTGACGGTGGTCACCGGTGTGGCCGGTTCCGGCAAGAGTTCGCTGATTCACGGCAACCTCGCCTCGCGCGATCAGGTGGTCGTCGTTGACCAGAGTGCGATCAAGGGATCACGCCGGTCCAATCCCGCCACGTACACGGGCCTGCTCGACATCATCCGCAAGGACTTTGCGAAGGCAAACGGGGTGAAGCCGGCCCTCTTCAGCGCCAACTCTGAAGGCGCCTGCCCCGTGTGCAAAGGGGCTGGCCTCATCTTCACCGACCTCGGCCCGATGGCGACGGTCAGCACCATCTGCGAGGCGTGCGAGGGCAAGCGCTTCACGGACGAAGTGCTCGAGTACAGGTTGCGCGACAGGAATATCCACGAGGTCCTCCAGATGTCCGTTGCAGAGGCACTCGAGTTCTTCGCCGATGGCCCGGCCGCCGCGATTCTTGCGCGTCTCAACGACGTCGGCTTGCACTACATCGGCCTCGGCCAGGCGCTCAACACCTTGTCGGGGGGCGAGCGTCAACGCCTCAAACTCGCCATTCAGATGGCCAAGAAGGGCACGACGTACATTTTGGACGAGCCCACCACAGGGCTCCACCTTGCTGATGTGGACAACCTCTTGGCCCTCTTGGATCGCCTCGTCGACGACGGCAACACGGTGATCGTGATCGAACACCACCAAGCCGTCATGGCTCACGCGGATTGGATCATCGATCTTGGTCCCGGCGCTGGCCACGACGGCGGAACGGTGGTGTTCGAGGGAACAGCAACCGACATGGTGGCCGACGGCAAGACACTCACCGCCCGACACCTCAAGGACTACGTCGCCTGA
- a CDS encoding pyridoxamine 5'-phosphate oxidase family protein translates to MDIDPRNPAPVAAFARQERLVVVSTVSPTGDPEAALVDIAADDEGTFFFNAYKTARKLNNLRANPKAAMVIGTRGEVSLQLEGPAYVAEGEEKAYLAAAHVAHYPGSRAEHEDFEMVVIRPTWVRHYDASTRPPTVVEVTW, encoded by the coding sequence ATGGATATTGACCCGCGGAACCCTGCACCTGTCGCTGCCTTTGCCCGTCAGGAGCGCCTCGTCGTCGTGTCCACCGTCTCGCCCACTGGCGACCCAGAAGCGGCGCTCGTCGACATCGCGGCCGACGATGAGGGCACCTTCTTCTTCAACGCCTACAAGACCGCGCGCAAACTCAACAACCTACGCGCCAACCCGAAGGCTGCCATGGTCATCGGGACCAGGGGAGAGGTGTCGCTCCAACTGGAGGGTCCGGCGTACGTCGCCGAGGGCGAAGAGAAGGCGTACCTCGCGGCCGCACATGTCGCCCACTACCCAGGCTCGCGCGCAGAGCACGAGGACTTCGAGATGGTCGTCATCCGCCCCACCTGGGTGAGGCACTACGACGCCTCGACAAGGCCGCCCACGGTGGTCGAGGTGACCTGGTAG
- a CDS encoding alkaline phosphatase PhoX, producing MRTSFSAVGIGAVALGGIAFANPYNGPWEYEPLEASAYGQASTTWDVPYVVPEGYNQWMVKDETVLDVYPGVDDLHDMNTQNERGHRSGRYMYNTYEVGSGGAVGVTDLKTGEASVLVSGADWGFDWNRLDGIRWTPWKTLLITEETVGGKVYEIFLEKHDPTAVVEVVERGALGSLRHEGIDVGEDGAVYVIDEYNGGSIFRFVPSEKEDLSEGTLYALKLTGLTDEQQVWNSGNVDSKVGAFEWVELDQAMAQIDGDAAANAVNATEFGRPEDIEIIDDTLYVANTSEDRVIAIDLEGQTVSTFVKAGLNVPVEVAGSVTGFNGPDNLAEGPDGTLWIVEDNDYSDIYQATMDANGDGAADSVSLFASLKDEGAETTGIYFGKDRKVMYVSVQHPDKDLADGIWAISKKNK from the coding sequence ATGCGCACGTCATTTTCTGCAGTAGGCATTGGCGCGGTGGCCCTCGGTGGCATCGCCTTCGCCAACCCGTACAACGGCCCTTGGGAGTACGAGCCTCTGGAGGCCTCTGCCTATGGGCAAGCATCCACAACGTGGGATGTCCCCTACGTGGTCCCTGAGGGCTACAACCAGTGGATGGTCAAGGACGAGACCGTACTGGACGTCTACCCAGGCGTTGACGACCTGCACGACATGAACACTCAGAACGAACGTGGCCACCGTTCCGGCCGCTACATGTACAACACCTATGAGGTCGGCTCTGGCGGCGCCGTCGGGGTCACCGACCTCAAGACGGGTGAGGCATCAGTCTTGGTGAGCGGCGCCGACTGGGGCTTCGACTGGAACCGCCTGGACGGCATCCGGTGGACGCCCTGGAAGACGCTACTGATTACCGAGGAAACGGTCGGCGGCAAGGTCTACGAGATCTTCCTCGAGAAGCACGACCCGACGGCGGTTGTCGAGGTGGTGGAGCGCGGCGCGCTCGGCAGTCTGCGACACGAAGGCATCGATGTGGGTGAAGACGGCGCGGTCTACGTGATCGACGAATACAACGGTGGATCGATCTTCCGCTTTGTCCCTTCCGAGAAGGAGGACCTGTCCGAAGGAACGCTGTACGCGCTCAAGCTCACGGGCCTCACGGACGAGCAGCAGGTGTGGAACTCTGGCAACGTGGATTCCAAGGTGGGCGCCTTTGAGTGGGTCGAACTGGACCAGGCGATGGCACAGATTGATGGAGACGCCGCCGCGAACGCTGTGAATGCGACCGAGTTTGGCCGTCCCGAGGACATCGAAATCATTGATGACACCCTCTACGTGGCGAACACGTCAGAAGACCGCGTCATCGCGATTGACCTGGAAGGTCAGACCGTCTCCACCTTCGTCAAGGCTGGCCTGAACGTGCCGGTCGAGGTCGCGGGTTCCGTCACGGGCTTCAATGGCCCAGACAACCTCGCAGAGGGCCCAGACGGCACCCTGTGGATTGTCGAAGACAATGACTACTCCGACATCTACCAGGCGACGATGGACGCAAATGGCGACGGCGCGGCCGACTCCGTCTCGCTGTTCGCCTCGCTGAAGGACGAGGGAGCGGAGACCACGGGCATCTACTTTGGCAAGGACCGCAAGGTGATGTACGTGTCGGTTCAGCACCCCGACAAGGACCTGGCCGACGGCATCTGGGCCATCTCCAAGAAGAACAAGTAA
- a CDS encoding superoxide dismutase produces MADYTLPDLNYDYAALAPHIAGEIMELHHSKHHAAYVAGANTALEKMAEARDTDNFAAIAGLEKALAFNLGGHTNHSIFWTNMSPDGGDKPTGDLATAIDEHFGSFDKFKAHFTHNAMTVMGSGWSILAYDTIGKKLVIVQLYDQQGNVPVGLIPLLMLDMWEHAFYLQYKNVKADYVKAWWNVVDWANVQQRFTRASGTQGLLV; encoded by the coding sequence ATGGCTGACTACACGCTGCCGGACCTCAACTACGACTATGCAGCACTCGCGCCGCACATCGCGGGCGAGATCATGGAACTTCACCACTCCAAGCACCACGCCGCCTATGTCGCTGGCGCGAACACCGCTCTGGAGAAGATGGCAGAGGCTCGCGACACCGACAACTTTGCGGCAATCGCCGGCCTCGAGAAGGCACTCGCCTTCAACCTTGGCGGACACACCAATCACTCGATCTTCTGGACCAACATGTCGCCAGATGGAGGCGACAAGCCCACGGGCGACCTCGCCACCGCGATCGACGAGCACTTTGGCTCCTTCGACAAGTTCAAGGCTCACTTCACCCACAACGCCATGACCGTCATGGGCTCCGGCTGGTCGATCCTCGCCTACGACACGATCGGCAAGAAGCTGGTCATCGTGCAGTTGTACGACCAGCAGGGCAACGTGCCCGTTGGCCTCATCCCGCTGCTCATGCTCGACATGTGGGAGCACGCCTTCTACCTGCAGTACAAGAACGTGAAGGCCGACTACGTCAAGGCCTGGTGGAACGTCGTTGACTGGGCCAACGTCCAGCAGCGCTTCACCCGTGCCTCTGGCACCCAGGGCCTGCTCGTCTAG
- a CDS encoding cytochrome bc complex cytochrome b subunit has protein sequence MKTAPTDTRLNRAAGATANYVDERTSIGAFTKFIARKIFPDHWSFMLGEIALYSFVVLLLSGVILTAFFVPSMDIVHYEGDFPQLEGLEMSRAFESTVHMSFEVPGGLLMRQIHHWAALIFTASIVTHMARIFFTGAFRKPREINWVVGFTLMILSLAAGFTGYSLPDDVLSGNGLRIIDGVIKSIPIAGSYISYWLFGGEFPGEALIPRMFTAHILLIPAIILGLIALHLFLVFLHKHTQYPGGGRTDKNVVGLPLFPVYTAKAGGFFFVVFGVIALLAAVFQINPVWNYGPYDPSPVSAGTQPDWYMLFIDGALRIMPGNLEYVIGGYTLSLNVLIPAVVVPGLFFGFLALYPWIEAWATGDRGEKHVLDRPRNAPTRTSLGVALITFYVVLVLEGSNDIVATLFDLSINALTWMFRIAVIVLPVVAFIVTKRIAMGLQRKDRELVLHGHETGRIVRFDNGEYIEVHEPLSEQERWVRVSYDALKPRELAPEHNHRGVRRKGYRWDRFKAAVSRFYFEDRIEPVTPAELKAAEAHHAHELEEKAKAKPEEPAVHP, from the coding sequence GTGAAGACCGCGCCCACGGACACCCGTCTCAACCGAGCGGCAGGCGCCACAGCCAACTACGTCGACGAGCGCACCTCCATCGGCGCCTTCACCAAGTTCATCGCGCGCAAGATCTTCCCCGATCACTGGTCGTTCATGCTCGGCGAGATCGCGCTGTACTCATTCGTCGTACTGCTGCTCTCAGGCGTGATCCTGACCGCGTTCTTCGTCCCGTCGATGGACATCGTCCACTACGAGGGCGACTTCCCGCAGCTGGAAGGCCTCGAGATGTCGAGGGCCTTCGAGTCAACCGTGCATATGTCCTTCGAGGTACCAGGCGGCTTGCTCATGCGCCAGATTCACCACTGGGCCGCGCTGATCTTCACCGCCTCGATCGTGACCCACATGGCGCGCATCTTCTTCACCGGCGCGTTCCGCAAGCCGCGCGAGATCAACTGGGTGGTGGGCTTCACGCTCATGATCCTGTCGCTCGCGGCGGGCTTCACCGGCTACTCGCTTCCCGACGACGTGTTGTCGGGCAACGGGCTGCGGATTATCGACGGCGTAATCAAGTCGATCCCCATCGCCGGCTCGTACATCTCCTACTGGCTCTTTGGCGGAGAGTTCCCCGGCGAAGCGCTCATTCCACGCATGTTCACTGCGCACATTTTGCTGATCCCCGCCATCATTCTTGGGCTGATCGCACTCCACCTCTTCTTGGTGTTCCTCCACAAGCACACGCAGTACCCGGGAGGCGGGCGCACCGACAAGAACGTCGTTGGGCTGCCACTGTTCCCCGTCTACACGGCCAAGGCTGGCGGCTTCTTCTTCGTGGTGTTTGGCGTGATCGCCCTGCTCGCCGCCGTGTTCCAGATCAACCCTGTGTGGAACTACGGACCGTACGACCCCTCCCCCGTCTCTGCAGGAACCCAGCCAGACTGGTACATGTTGTTCATCGACGGTGCGCTGCGCATCATGCCAGGGAACCTTGAGTACGTGATCGGCGGATACACGCTCTCGCTCAATGTGCTCATCCCCGCCGTGGTGGTGCCGGGCCTCTTCTTCGGGTTCCTCGCCCTCTACCCGTGGATCGAGGCATGGGCCACCGGCGACCGCGGCGAGAAGCACGTGTTGGACCGCCCTCGCAACGCGCCCACGCGCACCTCGCTAGGAGTCGCACTCATCACGTTCTACGTGGTGCTCGTGCTCGAGGGTTCGAACGACATCGTCGCCACGCTGTTCGACTTGTCGATCAACGCTCTCACGTGGATGTTCCGTATTGCGGTGATCGTGCTGCCCGTTGTCGCGTTCATCGTGACCAAACGGATCGCGATGGGCTTGCAGCGCAAGGACCGCGAACTGGTGCTGCATGGTCATGAGACGGGACGCATCGTCCGCTTCGACAACGGCGAGTACATCGAGGTGCACGAGCCGCTGAGCGAGCAGGAGCGGTGGGTCAGGGTCTCCTACGACGCACTCAAGCCGCGCGAGTTGGCTCCCGAGCACAACCACCGCGGAGTGCGCCGCAAGGGCTACCGGTGGGATCGTTTCAAGGCCGCCGTATCGCGCTTCTACTTCGAGGACCGCATTGAGCCCGTCACGCCTGCAGAGCTCAAGGCGGCGGAGGCTCACCACGCGCACGAGTTGGAAGAGAAGGCCAAAGCGAAGCCGGAAGAGCCTGCCGTTCACCCCTGA